One genomic segment of Hordeum vulgare subsp. vulgare chromosome 2H, MorexV3_pseudomolecules_assembly, whole genome shotgun sequence includes these proteins:
- the LOC123424353 gene encoding disease resistance protein RGA4-like — MEAAVVSALMTNIVARLFAVLEKRYDQLSALHDDIDSMKAELHLIAGAMEDQLSQKGHTRAVERISMTVMRELAFDIEDCLDRFLPCAACGEEAGSIGDPVYFVDEIQKLKKRLEGAHQQKTNYGVKGGQQQDSQDRQGHPIASHDADTFEEHHHHHVGIEKPKQEVVDLLEVEGEKLMVISIVGFGGSGKTALTKAVYHCPQVRRKFLRRAWIVASKHKDDAKGLLTAILQQLLPSEAPAVLPTQQVPQLQQHIIHHLQARSTRCLIVIDDMEHQHWKAIEPIIYVETLSRILVTTTIHSVANKCSSVGGYIYNMRTLSKEDSKVLLKKKVSLLGGSSPDLEDGSAAIVDKCDGHPLALVSVANHLLGESELTGKFCKDTSSCLGSHMDKNTHGDFTKLRQVLVNNYSSLSGGLKTCLLYTSLFPNDRPVSRKTLTRRWLAEGYIDGDLEAADKNFKELIDRNIIQSIDESNDGKAKTCKPHGIMNQFMLHKSMSCNFITSFGDKNRRRFRHLVIENHTNDTTSGMDHVAVPTSRSHNRLHNLVDSLKGKFANINTFTNTGLVSKQLRPRSLTVFGGAGEAVSDLTSCELLRVLDLKECVGLNEEHLRYIYKLLHLKYLTLGSSVSNLSVELERLHCLETLDVGKTQIVTLPVEVINLPHLAHLFGKIKLNKISTKNCKKFMQGKSNLQTLAGVVVDNNSRFPELMVHMKKLTKIKLWCEITSIDTNYTILSEAIHRFVQAGMGNPVGYRSLSLHMNDCSKDLLHRHQVDNTTATSKKPVCVSSLKLQGSLSQFPQFVMSLRGLKELCLTSTNLTRDDLSTLYTLKRLVYLKLVEVHLAGDLHINLGNFRSLQRLRLAVQESRLPTIKQGALLSHLVSLQLLCKDLLGPSDHLQMKSFGRLQEISLDSMVSKETIELWENEARMHPKRPRILLLKRVGPAGKYVANDQGSLELPMPCGCSDRCCKADQGSPEAQMQGTP; from the exons ATGGAGGCCGCGGTGGTGAGCGCTCTGATGACTAACATAGTTGCGAGGCTATTCGCCGTGCTAGAGAAGAGATACGACCAGTTGAGTGCCCTGCATGATGATATCGATTCTATGAAAGCGGAGCTTCACCTGATTGCTGGTGCTATGGAGGATCAGCTCTCGCAGAAGGGGCACACCCGTGCTGTAGAGCGCATATCCATGACTGTAATGCGGGAATTGGCATTTGACATCGAGGATTGCCTGGACCGGTTCCTTCCTTGCGCTGCATGTGGAGAAGAAGCGGGGTCAATCGGTGATCCCGTGTACTTTGTTGATGAGATTCAGAAACTGAAGAAGCGGCTGGAGGGGGCACATCAGCAGAAAACCAATTACGGTGTCAAGGGCGGCCAGCAGCAAGATTCCCAAGATCGTCAGGGGCATCCAATAGCTTCCCACGATGCGGACACATTTgaggaacatcatcatcatcatgtggGCATCGAGAAACCCAAGCAGGAGGTTGTGGATTTGCTAGAGGTGGAGGGGGAGAAACTGATGGTGATATCCATCGTCGGATTTGGCGGCTCCGGAAAGACGGCACTCACAAAGGCAGTGTATCACTGCCCTCAAGTCCGCCGGAAATTCCTTCGCCGTGCCTGGATTGTGGCGTCCAAGCACAAAGACGACGCCAAGGGGCTCTTGACAGCGATACTACAGCAGCTTCTTCCAAGCGAAGCACCAGCAGTGCTACCTACACAACAAGTCCCCCAGCTCCAGCAACACATCATACATCATTTGCAAGCTAGAAGCACAAG GTGCTTAATTGTAATTGATGACATGGAGCATCAGCATTGGAAGGCAATAGAACCTATCATTTATGTGGAAACATTAAGCAGAATACTAGTGACGACAACAATTCATTCCGTAGCAAATAAATGCAGCTCTGTTGGCGGCTATATTTACAATATGAGAACCCTTAGTAAAGAGGACTCTAAGGTTTTGCTAAAGAAGAAGGTTTCTTTATTGGGAGGATCTTCACCTGATTTGGAGGATGGTTCGGCTGCAATCGTAGACAAATGCGATGGGCATCCTCTTGCTCTCGTCAGTGTGGCCAACCATTTGCTAGGAGAAAGTGAGCTCACAGGAAAGTTCTGCAAAGATACCAGCAGCTGCCTAGGTTCTCATATGGACAAGAACACGCATGGAGATTTCACAAAACTTCGACAGGTTCTGGTGAATAATTACAGCAGTCTGTCTGGTGGTCTCAAGACATGTTTACTATACACAAGTTTATTCCCAAATGACCGCCCCGTCAGCAGGAAAACTCTAACCAGACGATGGTTAGCGGAAGGATACATAGATGGTGACCTTGAGGCTGCAGATAAGAATTTCAAGGAACTGATTGACCGGAATATCATCCAGTCCATCGATGAAAGCAACGATGGAAAAGCAAAGACGTGCAAACCTCATGGTATCATGAACCAGTTCATGCTGCACAAGTCCATGTCTTGTAATTTCATCACATCTTTTGGTGATAAGAACAGGAGGCGGTTCCGTCACCTAGTCATTGAGAATCATACAAATGATACAACATCTGGCATGGATCATGTTGCTGTTCCAACTTCACGTAGCCACAACCGCCTCCACAATCTCGTtgactctcttaaaggaaagtttGCTAATATCAATACATTTACCAATACAGGATTGGTCAGCAAGCAACTCCGTCCGCGGTCTCTAACAGTCTTTGGGGGTGCAGGAGAAGCCGTTTCAGATTTGACAAGTTGTGAGCTGCTCAGAGTGTTGGATCTTAAAGAATGTGTTGGTTTGAATGAAGAACATCTCCGGTACATATACAAGCTGTTGCATCTGAAATATCTGACACTCGGGAGCTCCGTTAGCAATCTTTCTGTTGAACTGGAAAGACTTCATTGTTTAGAGACACTCGACGTGGGGAAAACCCAGATAGTGACATTGCCGGTGGAAGTCATTAATCTGCCCCACCTAGCGCACCTGTTTGGAAAGATTAAGCTAAACAAGATTAGTACCAAGAACTGTAAGAAGTTCATGCAAGGAAAAAGTAATTTACAGACTCTGGCAGGAGTTGTTGTAGACAACAACTCTAGATTCCCGGAACTGATGGTTCATATGAAAAAACTGACAAAGATAAAGCTATGGTGTGAGATCACTAGCATAGATACGAATTACACCATACTCTCAGAAGCCATTCACAGGTTTGTTCAGGCTGGTATGGGTAATCCAGTAGGTTACCGTTCTCTGTCGCTTCATATGAATGATTGTTCCAAAGATTTGCTTCATCGCCACCAAGTTGACAACACAACTGCAACATCAAAAAAACCTGTTTGTGTTAGCTCCCTCAAACTGCAAGGGAGCCTGAGTCAGTTCCCTCAGTTTGTGATGTCTCTGCGTGGTCTGAAAGAGCTGTGCCTTACCTCTACTAATCTGACGAGGGATGATCTATCTACACTGTATACACTAAAACGCTTGGTTTATCTTAAACTGGTTGAAGTCCACCTTGCAGGTGATTTACACATAAATCTTGGGAACTTCCGCAGCCTACAACGCCTACGCCTGGCGGTGCAGGAATCCAGACTCCCCACAATCAAGCAAGGAGCATTACTGAGTCACTTAGTTTCCCTTCAGTTGCTATGTAAAGATCTACTAGGCCCTTCCGATCACCTCCAAATGAAAAGTTTTGGACGTCTTCAGGAAATCTCTTTGGATTCTATGGTCAGCAAAGAAACCATAGAACTCTGGGAAAATGAAGCTAGGATGCACCCTAAGAGGCCAAGGATTTTATTGCTAAAAAGGGTTGGTCCAGCTGGGAAATATGTTGCAAATGATCAGGGATCCTTGGAGCTGCCAATGCCCTGCGGCTGCAGTGACAGATGCTGCAAAGCTGATCAGGGATCCCCAGAGGCTCAGATGCAGGGAACGccttga